The following proteins come from a genomic window of Lolium rigidum isolate FL_2022 chromosome 5, APGP_CSIRO_Lrig_0.1, whole genome shotgun sequence:
- the LOC124653376 gene encoding probable disease resistance RPP8-like protein 2 isoform X1 encodes MAEQAVATVLHRVGATVIQEAASLSEVPGKVEALKSELKRMQCFLRDTDTRMERGEMVNHLVSEVRDVAYKVEIIIDMANILARESNRKRSFMGAISKGAQYPFHWMHLYIIGKRIDRVMARVRTIFQDFIKYSIVSTNLNETRYSMDENESLRARRLTLPDFEDEVDVIGFDSQIDQIKDELLDSENKDLTVISLVGPGGAGKSTIAKKVYNLVSKKHFNSCVWICISQQFTAYGALKDIAKGAMGTQDFEEIGEMKEIEIIKKISSFLKDKRYLVVLDDVWRKEDWDMIQATFPDVKNGSRIVITTRNSAVSNHPNTRKIIHAVKLLNNEESIELFNRKAFPYYVADGRNDLDSFRELGKILAFKCNGLPLAIVVIAGFLSKNLKITEWRRMVTSINWDVMKNEGDIRAILDLSYYDLSTNLKACFLYITSFPEDYAVPVGLLTNLWISEGFIPNVRGCSLEETAIGYVEELAQRCMILIEKSSSKCIKTIKVHDVLRDWGIGRARREGFFKDCSSSNEVDTSYSDEMRAYRVVLHDSVCVRVGVVIPNLHTLLIHNAAQLEWKAFPSKGLHYLRVLYFDGMRARWHLPREIGHMVHLRYLGLKGGTYVLPASVSNLANLHTFDARDATMEALPISLLSILTLKYVHIYKVKSWSMQNITMQSNLKSLFIFLSSNMPKQWEAVIGRMEGNPSRCFGKHYEIIKQLEMIGACEDRFGVPNDLQLPDLFLLPHNLRWLKISCPNLLNDEDPMPTLGSWLTVLNVLEIGVKSYTGATMTCPSGGFPNLYNLVLHDLDIEEWILEDGAMPKLRILTLCKCTKLKALPQGLQQLKELKKVKVIAMPELDQVQCYLLHRAGREVIIRSSEEDFEQVQIP; translated from the coding sequence ATGGCCGAGCAAGCAGTTGCCACAGTGTTGCACAGGGTAGGAGCCACTGTGATTCAGGAGGCTGCTTCTCTGAGCGAGGTTCCTGGCAAGGTGGAGGCTCTCAAGTCCGAGCTCAAGCGCATGCAGTGCTTCCTCAGAGATACCGATACGAGGATGGAGAGAGGCGAAATGGTGAACCACCTGGTGTCCGAGGTCAGGGATGTAGCTTACAAGGTTGAGATCATAATTGACATGGCGAATATCTTGGCGAGGGAGAGCAACAGAAAACGGTCCTTCATGGGTGCCATATCAAAGGGTGCTCAGTACCCCTTCCACTGGATGCATCTGTACATTATAGGAAAAAGGATTGATAGAGTTATGGCAAGAGTGCGTACAATCTTCCAAGATTTCATAAAATATAGCATTGTTAGTACTAATCTGAATGAGACGAGATATAGTATGGATGAGAACGAAAGCTTGCGCGCTAGGAGGCTGACACTTCCTGACTTCGAGGATGAGGTCGATGTCATTGGCTTTGATAGTCAAATCGACCAAATTAAGGATGAACTGCTTGACTCGGAGAATAAGGATCTCACCGTCATCTCACTTGTTGGTCCAGGAGGAGCAGGAAAATCAACCATTGCCAAGAAGGTCTACAATCTCGTCTCAAAAAAACATTTCAACTCGTGTGTATGGATATGTATCTCACAACAATTTACAGCCTATGGTGCACTAAAGGATATCGCTAAAGGGGCCATGGGTACTCAAGATTTCGAAGAAATAGGAGAAATGAAAGAGATAGAAATTATAAAGAAGATATCCAGTTTTCTAAAGGATAAAAGATACCTTGTAGTTTTAGATGACGTATGGAGAAAAGAGGATTGGGATATGATCCAAGCCACCTTTCCCGATGTAAAAAATGGAAGCAGAATAGTTATAACAACTCGCAATTCAGCAGTTTCCAATCATCCCAATACAAGAAAAATAATCCATGCGGTAAAGCTCCTCAACAACGAGGAAAGTATCGAGTTGTTCAACAGGAAGGCATTCCCTTACTATGTTGCCGATGGAAGAAATGATCTGGATAGCTTCAGAGAACTAGGCAAGATACTTGCGTTCAAGTGTAATGGCTTGCCTCTTGCAATTGTAGTGATAGCAGGCTTCCTTTCAAAGAATCTAAAAATTACCGAGTGGAGAAGAATGGTTACTAGCATAAATTGGGATGTAATGAAGAATGAAGGTGACATCAGAGCCATACTGGACCTAAGTTACTATGATCTGTCAACTAATCTGAAGGCATGCTTTTTGTACATCACATCATTCCCGGAAGACTATGCGGTCCCGGTTGGCCTACTTACAAATTTATGGATTTCAGAGGGTTTTATACCAAATGTTCGTGGATGCTCCCTTGAAGAAACAGCAATCGGTTATGTGGAAGAACTGGCACAGCGTTGTATGATCCTAATTGAAAAGAGCAGCTCCAAGTGCATCAAGACCATAAAAGTGCATGATGTGTTGCGTGACTGGGGAATTGGGCGAGCTCGAAGAGAAGGGTTCTTTAAAGACTGCAGTTCCAGCAATGAAGTGGATACGTCATATTCTGATGAAATGAGAGCTTACAGAGTGGTTCTCCATGACTCTGTTTGCGTAAGAGTTGGTGTCGTAATACCAAATCTGCACACCTTGCTGATCCACAATGCAGCTCAATTAGAATGGAAAGCTTTCCCTTCTAAGGGACTACATTACTTGAGGGTGCTCTACTTTGATGGCATGAGAGCAAGATGGCATCTTCCTAGAGAGATCGGCCATATGGTACATCTGAGGTATCTTGGCTTGAAAGGTGGCACATATGTACTTCCTGCTTCTGTCAGTAATCTCGCAAACCTGCATACTTTTGATGCGAGAGATGCCACAATGGAAGCACTTCCTATTTCTCTCTTGAGCATTTTGACATTGAAGTATGTCCATATCTACAAAGTCAAGTCATGGTCCATGCAGAACATTACCATGCAAAGCAACCTGAAATCTCTTTTCATATTCCTGTCGTCCAACATGCCAAAGCAATGGGAAGCAGTGATTGGTAGAATGGAAGGAAATCCGTCCCGGTGTTTTGGGAAGCACTACGAGATTATCAAACAGTTGGAAATGATTGGGGCATGTGAGGACAGGTTTGGTGTGCCCAACGACCTACAACTTCCTGATCTGTTTCTCCTCCCGCACAACCTGAGATGGCTGAAAATTAGCTGTCCTAATTTGCTGAATGATGAAGACCCCATGCCAACACTTGGGAGCTGGCTAACGGTCCTGAATGTGTTAGAAATAGGGGTCAAGTCCTATACTGGTGCAACCATGACCTGCCCTTCTGGTGGATTTCCAAATCTCTACAATTTGGTACTCCACGATCTAGATATCGAGGAGTGGATATTGGAGGATGGTGCAATGCCGAAGCTCAGAATACTAACTCTCTGCAAGTGCACCAAGCTGAAGGCACTTCCACAAGGATTGCAACAACTGAAGGAACTTAAGAAGGTGAAAGTGATAGCGATGCCCGAGTTGGATCAAGTACAATGCTACCTACTCCATAGGGCAGGACGCGAGGTCATCATCAGGTCAAGTGAGGAGGATTTTGAGCAAGTACAGATCCCGTAA
- the LOC124653463 gene encoding uncharacterized protein LOC124653463, with the protein MAMATHTGVAASKVLILVGAGLTGSIVLRNGRLSDVLAELQELMKGVNQGEGPGALDMALIQAQIRNLAQEVRDLTLSKPITILSGKSDSGGSLSSYILPAAAVGALGYCYMWCKGWSLSDVMFVTKRNMASAVDSMSKQLEQVSSALAATKRHLTKRLENLDGKMDEQVEMSKHIRTEVIDVKTDLSQIGFDVEAIQQMVAGLEEKIELLDNKQDAANAGIWYLCRMAGGIKEGLNTKFFQEADEKLKLLDAAQTEKKSVKGLELFLESSTKEVKAIDSKPNTIAQNDAKKPMKTFDVPVKSAAVHRSNRVLFRKEGIAL; encoded by the exons ATGGCGATGGCGACGCACACGGGGGTCGCCGCCTCCAAGGTCCTCATCCTCGTCGGCGCAG GCCTGACGGGATCGATCGTGCTGCGGAATGGTCGCTTGTCCGATGTGTTGGCGGAGCTCCAG GAGCTCATGAAGGGCGTGAATCAGGGAGAAGGTCCAGGCGCCCTTGACATGGCCCTTATCCAAGCTCAG ATTCGAAATTTAGCCCAAGAAGTCAGAGATTTGACTCTATCAAAGCCCATTACCATATTGAGTGGCAAATCTGACTCTGGCG GCAGTTTATCATCCTACATACTGCCAGCTGCTGCAGTTGGAGCATTAGGTTATTGCTATATGTGGTGTAAG GGATGGTCCCTCTCAGATGTCATGTTTGTCACGAAACGCAATATGGCCAGTGCTGTTGACAGCATGTCAAAGCAATTGGAGCAAGTTTCATCAGCACTAGCA GCAACAAAAAGACATCTAACTAAGCGCCTCGAGAATTTGGATGGCAAAATGGACGAGCAAGTGGAGATGTCCAAACATATCCGGACTGAG GTCATTGATGTTAAAACCGACCTATCTCAAATTGGCTTTGACGTTGAAGCAATTCAACAGATGGTAGCCGGATTG GAAGAGAAGATCGAGTTGCTTGACAATAAACAG GATGCGGCTAATGCTGGTATATGGTACCTTTGCCGAATGGCAGGAGGTATCAAAGAGGGATTAAACACCAAGTTTTTCCAG GAAGCTGATGAAAAACTAAAGCTCTTAGACGCTGCTCAAACTGAAAAGAAGTCGGTGAAG GGTCTTGAGCTATTTCTGGAGAGCAGCACCAAGGAAGTGAAGGCAATCGACTCCAAGCCTAACACCATTGCGCAGAACGACGCCAAGAAACCCATGAAAACATTTGACGTGCCTGTGAAGAGCGCTGCGGTGCACAGATCAAACAGGGTCTTGTTTCGGAAGGAAGGCATCGCGTTGTGA
- the LOC124653376 gene encoding probable disease resistance RPP8-like protein 2 isoform X2: MAEQAVATVLHRVGATVIQEAASLSEVPGKVEALKSELKRMQCFLRDTDTRMERGEMVNHLVSEVRDVAYKVEIIIDMANILARESNRKRSFMGAISKGAQYPFHWMHLYIIGKRIDRVMARVRTIFQDFIKYSIVSTNLNETRYSMDENESLRARRLTLPDFEDEVDVIGFDSQIDQIKDELLDSENKDLTVISLVGPGGAGKSTIAKKVYNLVSKKHFNSCVWICISQQFTAYGALKDIAKGAMGTQDFEEIGEMKEIEIIKKISSFLKDKRYLVVLDDVWRKEDWDMIQATFPDVKNGSRIVITTRNSAVSNHPNTRKIIHAVKLLNNEESIELFNRKAFPYYVADGRNDLDSFRELGKILAFKCNGLPLAIVVIAGFLSKNLKITEWRRMVTSINWDVMKNEGDIRAILDLSYYDLSTNLKACFLYITSFPEDYAVPVGLLTNLWISEGFIPNVRGCSLEETAIGYVEELAQRCMILIEKSSSKCIKTIKVHDVLRDWGIGRARREGFFKDCSSSNEVDTSYSDEMRAYRVVLHDSVCVRVGVVIPNLHTLLIHNAAQLEWKAFPSKGLHYLRVLYFDGMRARWHLPREIGHMVHLRYLGLKGGTYVLPASVSNLANLHTFDARDATMEALPISLLSILTLKYVHIYKVKSWSMQNITMQSNLKSLFIFLSSNMPKQWEAVIGRMEGNPSRCFGKHYEIIKQLEMIGACEDRFGVPNDLQLPDLFLLPHNLRWLKISCPNLLNDEDPMPTLGSWLTVLNVLEIGVKSYTGATMTCPSGGFPNLYNLVLHDLDIEEWILEDGAMPKLRILTLCKCTKLKALPQGLQQLKELKKVKVIAMPELDQVQCYLLHRAGREVIIRSSEEDFEQVQIPKDDR, from the exons ATGGCCGAGCAAGCAGTTGCCACAGTGTTGCACAGGGTAGGAGCCACTGTGATTCAGGAGGCTGCTTCTCTGAGCGAGGTTCCTGGCAAGGTGGAGGCTCTCAAGTCCGAGCTCAAGCGCATGCAGTGCTTCCTCAGAGATACCGATACGAGGATGGAGAGAGGCGAAATGGTGAACCACCTGGTGTCCGAGGTCAGGGATGTAGCTTACAAGGTTGAGATCATAATTGACATGGCGAATATCTTGGCGAGGGAGAGCAACAGAAAACGGTCCTTCATGGGTGCCATATCAAAGGGTGCTCAGTACCCCTTCCACTGGATGCATCTGTACATTATAGGAAAAAGGATTGATAGAGTTATGGCAAGAGTGCGTACAATCTTCCAAGATTTCATAAAATATAGCATTGTTAGTACTAATCTGAATGAGACGAGATATAGTATGGATGAGAACGAAAGCTTGCGCGCTAGGAGGCTGACACTTCCTGACTTCGAGGATGAGGTCGATGTCATTGGCTTTGATAGTCAAATCGACCAAATTAAGGATGAACTGCTTGACTCGGAGAATAAGGATCTCACCGTCATCTCACTTGTTGGTCCAGGAGGAGCAGGAAAATCAACCATTGCCAAGAAGGTCTACAATCTCGTCTCAAAAAAACATTTCAACTCGTGTGTATGGATATGTATCTCACAACAATTTACAGCCTATGGTGCACTAAAGGATATCGCTAAAGGGGCCATGGGTACTCAAGATTTCGAAGAAATAGGAGAAATGAAAGAGATAGAAATTATAAAGAAGATATCCAGTTTTCTAAAGGATAAAAGATACCTTGTAGTTTTAGATGACGTATGGAGAAAAGAGGATTGGGATATGATCCAAGCCACCTTTCCCGATGTAAAAAATGGAAGCAGAATAGTTATAACAACTCGCAATTCAGCAGTTTCCAATCATCCCAATACAAGAAAAATAATCCATGCGGTAAAGCTCCTCAACAACGAGGAAAGTATCGAGTTGTTCAACAGGAAGGCATTCCCTTACTATGTTGCCGATGGAAGAAATGATCTGGATAGCTTCAGAGAACTAGGCAAGATACTTGCGTTCAAGTGTAATGGCTTGCCTCTTGCAATTGTAGTGATAGCAGGCTTCCTTTCAAAGAATCTAAAAATTACCGAGTGGAGAAGAATGGTTACTAGCATAAATTGGGATGTAATGAAGAATGAAGGTGACATCAGAGCCATACTGGACCTAAGTTACTATGATCTGTCAACTAATCTGAAGGCATGCTTTTTGTACATCACATCATTCCCGGAAGACTATGCGGTCCCGGTTGGCCTACTTACAAATTTATGGATTTCAGAGGGTTTTATACCAAATGTTCGTGGATGCTCCCTTGAAGAAACAGCAATCGGTTATGTGGAAGAACTGGCACAGCGTTGTATGATCCTAATTGAAAAGAGCAGCTCCAAGTGCATCAAGACCATAAAAGTGCATGATGTGTTGCGTGACTGGGGAATTGGGCGAGCTCGAAGAGAAGGGTTCTTTAAAGACTGCAGTTCCAGCAATGAAGTGGATACGTCATATTCTGATGAAATGAGAGCTTACAGAGTGGTTCTCCATGACTCTGTTTGCGTAAGAGTTGGTGTCGTAATACCAAATCTGCACACCTTGCTGATCCACAATGCAGCTCAATTAGAATGGAAAGCTTTCCCTTCTAAGGGACTACATTACTTGAGGGTGCTCTACTTTGATGGCATGAGAGCAAGATGGCATCTTCCTAGAGAGATCGGCCATATGGTACATCTGAGGTATCTTGGCTTGAAAGGTGGCACATATGTACTTCCTGCTTCTGTCAGTAATCTCGCAAACCTGCATACTTTTGATGCGAGAGATGCCACAATGGAAGCACTTCCTATTTCTCTCTTGAGCATTTTGACATTGAAGTATGTCCATATCTACAAAGTCAAGTCATGGTCCATGCAGAACATTACCATGCAAAGCAACCTGAAATCTCTTTTCATATTCCTGTCGTCCAACATGCCAAAGCAATGGGAAGCAGTGATTGGTAGAATGGAAGGAAATCCGTCCCGGTGTTTTGGGAAGCACTACGAGATTATCAAACAGTTGGAAATGATTGGGGCATGTGAGGACAGGTTTGGTGTGCCCAACGACCTACAACTTCCTGATCTGTTTCTCCTCCCGCACAACCTGAGATGGCTGAAAATTAGCTGTCCTAATTTGCTGAATGATGAAGACCCCATGCCAACACTTGGGAGCTGGCTAACGGTCCTGAATGTGTTAGAAATAGGGGTCAAGTCCTATACTGGTGCAACCATGACCTGCCCTTCTGGTGGATTTCCAAATCTCTACAATTTGGTACTCCACGATCTAGATATCGAGGAGTGGATATTGGAGGATGGTGCAATGCCGAAGCTCAGAATACTAACTCTCTGCAAGTGCACCAAGCTGAAGGCACTTCCACAAGGATTGCAACAACTGAAGGAACTTAAGAAGGTGAAAGTGATAGCGATGCCCGAGTTGGATCAAGTACAATGCTACCTACTCCATAGGGCAGGACGCGAGGTCATCATCAGGTCAAGTGAGGAGGATTTTGAGCAAGTACAGATCCC AAAGGATGACAGGTAA